A genomic region of Miscanthus floridulus cultivar M001 chromosome 3, ASM1932011v1, whole genome shotgun sequence contains the following coding sequences:
- the LOC136542183 gene encoding two-component response regulator-like PRR95 isoform X1, with translation MGGGVDEEVVKVVVDLEDGEGEEGSSRETRMLPRMPVRVLLAEGDDSTRHVISALLRNCGYRVAAASDGVKAWDILKEKSFNVDLVLTEVDLPLMSGFLLLSTIMEHDASKNIPVIMMSSHDSVSMVFKCMLKGAADFLVKPIRKNELRNLWQHVWRKQLANGGPDVQHIQQEENLAERMEQKTGVTKADNLNRDGPRKNRECSEQESDAQSSCTRSELEAESKQTNNILEYKQSTERHLSIPSHKNVELNGQTKIRTAKGNNLIPTREDDLSPKKRTCLNDNNSERASKDMELVHIMDNQQKHNTQREVDTMRTTSMGNDEKGSIPAHQLELSLRRTDYGKLENHEKNDRRTLNHSTSSAFSLYNCRAVSTLGNAGDGQLCSTSETLVDVENKNGDSAAPSQDMTETNRPPIRVVPFPVPVQGLTFDGQPFWNGTPMASLFYPQSAPPIWNSKTSMWQESTPQATSLPQKSQQNEPNETGAKPVENAEEQFVLGPPNASGKQLRVEIPKDDPRHVSPMTGESGTSTVLDSTRNTLSSSGCDSTSNLITAPTESSNAYKVVPETPSAEGSRHLSQREAALNKFRLKRKDRCFEKKVRYQSRKLLAEQRPRVKGQFVRQDHSIQGS, from the exons ATGGGGGGAGGAGTGGATGAGGAGGTGGTGAAGGTGGTGGTGGATTTGGAGGACGGTGAGGGGGAGGAGGGGTCGAGCAGGGAGACGCGGATGCTGCCAAGGATGCCGGTGCGTGTGCTGCTCGCCGAGGGCGACGACTCCACGCGCCACGTCATCTCCGCGCTGCTCCGCAATTGCGGCTACCGAG TTGCTGCAGCCTCTGATGGTGTGAAGGCGTGGGACATATTAAAGGAAAAATCTTTCAACGTTGACCTTGTTTTAACTGAAGTTGATCTGCCTTTGATGTCTGGGTTCCTCTTGTTATCCACGATCATGGAGCATGATGCCTCCAAGAACATCCCTGTTATAA TGATGTCTTCGCACGACTCAGTAAGCATGGTTTTCAAATGCATGCTAAAGGGTGCTGCAGATTTCCTTGTTAAGCCGATAAGAAAGAATGAATTAAGGAACTTGTGGCAGCACGTTTGGAGAAAACAACTG GCAAACGGTGGGCCTGATGTGCAGCACATACAACAAGAAGAGAATCTTGCAGAAAGAATGGAACAGAAGACTGGTGTGACAAAAGCTGATAATTTGAACAGAGATGGCCCCCGTAAAAATAGAGAATGCAGTGAACAAGAAAGTGATGCTCAA AGTTCTTGCACACGGTCAGAGCTGGAGGCTGAAAGTAAGCAAACTAACAACATTTTGGAGTATAAGCAATCTACTGAAAGGCATTTGTCTATTCCTAGCCACAAGAATGTTGAGCTAAATGGACAGACCAAAATACGAA CAGCTAAGGGTAATAACTTGATTCCAACAAGAGAAGATGATTTATCGCCAAAGAAAAgaacatgtttgaatgacaataATTCTGAGAGAGCTTCCAAAGATATGGAGCTAGTCCACATTATGGACAATCAGCAGAAGCATAACACACAGAGGGAGGTGGATACTATGAGAACAACATCTATGGGAAATGATGAGAAGGGCTCCATCCCAGCACACCAGTTGGAACTTTCTCTTAGAAGAACTGACTACGGAAAATTGGAGAACCACGAGAAAAATGATAGAAGAACACTGAACCATTCAACTTCGTCTGCATTTTCCTT GTATAATTGCAGGGCTGTGTCCACCTTAGGAAATGCTGGTGATGGTCAATTATGCAGCACCTCAGAAACACTAGTGGATGTTGAAAATAAAAATGGAGATTCGGCAGCTCCCTCTCAAGACATGACTGAAACAAATCGTCCTCCTATTAGAGTCGTACCATTTCCTGTCCCTGTTCAAGGTCTCACATTTGATGGGCAGCCATTCTGGAATGGTACACCGATGGCATCTCTATTCTACCCACAATCAGCTCCTCCCATTTGGAATAGCAAAACATCCATGTGGCAAGAATCAACCCCACAAGCAACTTCACTACCACAAAAATCGCAACAGAATGAGCCAAATGAAACGGGTGCTAAACCAGTTGAAAATGCAGAGGAACAATTTGTCTTAGGCCCCCCCAATGCCAGTGGGAAGCAGCTGCGTGTTGAAATTCCTAAAGATGATCCACGGCATGTTTCTCCTATGACTGGTGAAAGTGGAACTAGTACTGTGCTAGACAGCACCAGAAATACTCTGAGCAGCAGTGGCTGTGATAGCACTTCCAACCTGATCACTGCCCCTACTGAATCATCCAATGCATATAAGGTTGTTCCTGAAACCCCAAGCGCCGAAGGTTCACGACACTTGAGCCAGCGTGAGGCTGCACTGAACAAGTTCCGGCTAAAGAGGAAGGATAGGTGCTTTGAGAAGAAG GTTCGATACCAGAGCCGGAAATTACTTGCAGAGCAGCGTCCACGGGTCAAGGGCCAGTTTGTTCGTCAAGATCATAGCATCCAAGGAAGCTAA
- the LOC136542183 gene encoding two-component response regulator-like PRR95 isoform X2, giving the protein MGGGVDEEVVKVVVDLEDGEGEEGSSRETRMLPRMPVRVLLAEGDDSTRHVISALLRNCGYRVAAASDGVKAWDILKEKSFNVDLVLTEVDLPLMSGFLLLSTIMEHDASKNIPVIMMSSHDSVSMVFKCMLKGAADFLVKPIRKNELRNLWQHVWRKQLANGGPDVQHIQQEENLAERMEQKTGVTKADNLNRDGPRKNRECSEQESDAQSSCTRSELEAESKQTNNILEYKQSTERHLSIPSHKNVELNGQTKIRTKGNNLIPTREDDLSPKKRTCLNDNNSERASKDMELVHIMDNQQKHNTQREVDTMRTTSMGNDEKGSIPAHQLELSLRRTDYGKLENHEKNDRRTLNHSTSSAFSLYNCRAVSTLGNAGDGQLCSTSETLVDVENKNGDSAAPSQDMTETNRPPIRVVPFPVPVQGLTFDGQPFWNGTPMASLFYPQSAPPIWNSKTSMWQESTPQATSLPQKSQQNEPNETGAKPVENAEEQFVLGPPNASGKQLRVEIPKDDPRHVSPMTGESGTSTVLDSTRNTLSSSGCDSTSNLITAPTESSNAYKVVPETPSAEGSRHLSQREAALNKFRLKRKDRCFEKKVRYQSRKLLAEQRPRVKGQFVRQDHSIQGS; this is encoded by the exons ATGGGGGGAGGAGTGGATGAGGAGGTGGTGAAGGTGGTGGTGGATTTGGAGGACGGTGAGGGGGAGGAGGGGTCGAGCAGGGAGACGCGGATGCTGCCAAGGATGCCGGTGCGTGTGCTGCTCGCCGAGGGCGACGACTCCACGCGCCACGTCATCTCCGCGCTGCTCCGCAATTGCGGCTACCGAG TTGCTGCAGCCTCTGATGGTGTGAAGGCGTGGGACATATTAAAGGAAAAATCTTTCAACGTTGACCTTGTTTTAACTGAAGTTGATCTGCCTTTGATGTCTGGGTTCCTCTTGTTATCCACGATCATGGAGCATGATGCCTCCAAGAACATCCCTGTTATAA TGATGTCTTCGCACGACTCAGTAAGCATGGTTTTCAAATGCATGCTAAAGGGTGCTGCAGATTTCCTTGTTAAGCCGATAAGAAAGAATGAATTAAGGAACTTGTGGCAGCACGTTTGGAGAAAACAACTG GCAAACGGTGGGCCTGATGTGCAGCACATACAACAAGAAGAGAATCTTGCAGAAAGAATGGAACAGAAGACTGGTGTGACAAAAGCTGATAATTTGAACAGAGATGGCCCCCGTAAAAATAGAGAATGCAGTGAACAAGAAAGTGATGCTCAA AGTTCTTGCACACGGTCAGAGCTGGAGGCTGAAAGTAAGCAAACTAACAACATTTTGGAGTATAAGCAATCTACTGAAAGGCATTTGTCTATTCCTAGCCACAAGAATGTTGAGCTAAATGGACAGACCAAAATACGAA CTAAGGGTAATAACTTGATTCCAACAAGAGAAGATGATTTATCGCCAAAGAAAAgaacatgtttgaatgacaataATTCTGAGAGAGCTTCCAAAGATATGGAGCTAGTCCACATTATGGACAATCAGCAGAAGCATAACACACAGAGGGAGGTGGATACTATGAGAACAACATCTATGGGAAATGATGAGAAGGGCTCCATCCCAGCACACCAGTTGGAACTTTCTCTTAGAAGAACTGACTACGGAAAATTGGAGAACCACGAGAAAAATGATAGAAGAACACTGAACCATTCAACTTCGTCTGCATTTTCCTT GTATAATTGCAGGGCTGTGTCCACCTTAGGAAATGCTGGTGATGGTCAATTATGCAGCACCTCAGAAACACTAGTGGATGTTGAAAATAAAAATGGAGATTCGGCAGCTCCCTCTCAAGACATGACTGAAACAAATCGTCCTCCTATTAGAGTCGTACCATTTCCTGTCCCTGTTCAAGGTCTCACATTTGATGGGCAGCCATTCTGGAATGGTACACCGATGGCATCTCTATTCTACCCACAATCAGCTCCTCCCATTTGGAATAGCAAAACATCCATGTGGCAAGAATCAACCCCACAAGCAACTTCACTACCACAAAAATCGCAACAGAATGAGCCAAATGAAACGGGTGCTAAACCAGTTGAAAATGCAGAGGAACAATTTGTCTTAGGCCCCCCCAATGCCAGTGGGAAGCAGCTGCGTGTTGAAATTCCTAAAGATGATCCACGGCATGTTTCTCCTATGACTGGTGAAAGTGGAACTAGTACTGTGCTAGACAGCACCAGAAATACTCTGAGCAGCAGTGGCTGTGATAGCACTTCCAACCTGATCACTGCCCCTACTGAATCATCCAATGCATATAAGGTTGTTCCTGAAACCCCAAGCGCCGAAGGTTCACGACACTTGAGCCAGCGTGAGGCTGCACTGAACAAGTTCCGGCTAAAGAGGAAGGATAGGTGCTTTGAGAAGAAG GTTCGATACCAGAGCCGGAAATTACTTGCAGAGCAGCGTCCACGGGTCAAGGGCCAGTTTGTTCGTCAAGATCATAGCATCCAAGGAAGCTAA